A single Phragmites australis chromosome 4, lpPhrAust1.1, whole genome shotgun sequence DNA region contains:
- the LOC133914644 gene encoding uncharacterized protein LOC133914644, with the protein MGVQRSELKVGVEPFHGITPNSSTMPLGQVELLVTFGTPDNFRIERLTFNVVNFKMTYNVILGHPILGKFMTVVHYAYHTLKIPGPKGIITRHIAVKCDKQSLDMAEHLSRAATTSKGMDSKRKKHQATTVEIKDKRLVSLADTSKSNDGAKGETSDNVDNKRGDGVVKAIPLDLSEPAKMIKKQ; encoded by the coding sequence ATGGGGGTTCAGAGGTCGGAGCTTAAGGTGGGAGTggagcctttccatggcataacccccaactcatcgaccatgcccctgGGACAGGTCGAGTTGCTAGTTACATTTGGCACGCCCGACAACTTTCGTATAGAGAGGCTTACCTTCAATGTTGTGAACTTCAAGATGACATATAATGTGATCCTAGGACACCCAATACTAGGTAAGTTTATGACAGTGGTGCACTATGCGTACCACACACTCAAGATCCCAGGCCCCAAAGGGATCATAACTAGACATATAGCAGTCAAATGTGACAAGCAGAGTCTAGACATGGCCGAACACCTTAGTCGAGCAGCAACCACTTCTAAGGGCATGGATTCCAAGCGCAAGAAACATCAAGCCACCACCGTTGAGATTAAGGACAAAAGGCTTGTAAGCCTTGCTGATACTTCCAAGTCTAATGATGGTGCCAAGGGTGAGACCAGTGACAACGTCGACAACAAAAGGGGTGATGGTGTTGTTAAGGCAAT
- the LOC133914645 gene encoding uncharacterized protein LOC133914645, which translates to MTKRQAIEALDKSLRDIMEKPDLPFGGKTIVFGGDFRQVLPVVRKGTRAQIINATLRRSYLWENMQKLRLVRNMRAQSDPWFSNYLLRIGNGTEETMKDDNAKVPNEICVPYTGAESDIDNLIDTVFPMLATHMSNSDYITSRAILTTRNENVDDINMRLIERFPGDEMVYHSYDLAVDDPNNYYPPEFLNSLTPNGLPPHILKLKVNCPVILLRNLDPANGLCNGTRLIVQAFQRNTIDAKIVLGQHAGKRVFLPRIPLCPSDDEMFPFKFKRNQFSIRVSFAMTINKAQGQTIPHVGIYLPNPVFSHGQLYVALSRATARRNIKILAASENDASVDSACTLTKNIVYKEVLTS; encoded by the coding sequence ATGACAAAAAGGCAAGCAATTGAGGCACTTGATAAGAGCCTGAGAGACATCATGGAAAAGCCCGATCTACCATTTGGAGGAAAGACGATAGTTTTTGGAGGAGACTTCAGGCAGGTCCTTCCAGTTGTGCGAAAGGGGACAAgagcacaaataataaatgcaaCATTACGCAGATCTTACCTATGGGAAAACATGCAAAAGCTGAGGCTTGTTCGTAATATGAGGGCTCAATCAGATCCATGGTTTTCTAACTACCTACTGCGTATCGGGAATGGCACTGAAGAAACCATGAAAGATGACAATGCAAAGGTACCCAACGAGATATGTGTGCCTTACACTGGTGCAGAATCTGACATTGATAATCTTATTGATACAGTCTTTCCTATGTTAGCAACACACATGTCCAATTCAGACTACATCACATCTCGCGCTATTTTGACAACAAGAAATGAGAACGTCGATGACATAAACATGAGGCTTATCGAACGCTTTCCTGGTGATGAGATGGTCTATCACAGCTATGACCTTGCAGTTGATGATCCTAACAACTACTACCCTCCCGAGTTCTTAAATTCTCTAACCCCAAATGGACTACCACCGCATATCCTCAAGCTAAAGGTCAATTGCCCTGTGATTTTGCTCAGAAATCTAGATCCAGCTAATGGTTTGTGTAATGGGACAAGGTTGATAGTCCAAGCATTTCAAAGGAACACTATCGATGCAAAAATTGTGCTAGGTCAACATGCTGGAAAAAGAGTATTCCTACCAAGGATACCTTTGTGCCCATCTGATGATGAAATGTTCCCATTTAAGTTTAAGAGGAATCAATTTTCTATCAGAGTGAGCTTCGCAATGACGATCAATAAAGCACAAGGACAAACGATCCCTCATGTTGGAATCTATCTACCTAATCCAGTATTCTCTCATGGTCAGCTCTATGTCGCCCTGTCACGAGCAACTGCTAGGAGAAATATCAAAATACTTGCTGCATCAGAAAATGATGCTAGTGTAGATTCAGCCTGCACACTAACCAAAAATATTGTCTACAAAGAAGTCCTCACCTCGTAA
- the LOC133914647 gene encoding uncharacterized protein LOC133914647 yields MARRSIPRANCVMGTNITDATNGSVVSSNNIDTTEAIYQNLPDSTHMLKPQPNCHHCGARRFEYESLGFCCKDGKVKLEMPEPPEELQLLYTSGDPESQHFRDSIRFFNGHFLFTTLYCDYDKELANARDGVYTFKAHGQMYHNIHSFGQRDDDPSHLQLYFYDDDPSLSHRFRRARDETYRARDRSVIRSLVGILRDNPYSETFRSLGQVEDMDEYRIVLNIEYKLDQRVYNMPLTSEVATVWVEGSELHKHFDRSITLFANNDTYYSIRPHHGCYDPLSYPLLFPSGELGWHPEIPKQGVDIRQIRRSQSVNPDNPDTNSTLCVTMREYYCYKFQMRRGMFNTILHGKRLFQQFAVDTYIKLETSRLNYILHNQSRIRTDLYQGLVDSNQNRTCKSYYPCQFTETTLQGKDSYPIYRRRDDGQKVQVRGHVLDNRWVVPYNPKLLRRYDCHINAEVCSSIKAVKYLYKYIYKGHDRASVSISDADGDHEINEIDDYREARWVAPQEALWRIFAFDLSGISPLVLQLQLHLPGMHLVSYRDNADVRQVLDQQGASETMLTGYFKANCEFPWARSILYREFPENAVWNPTLKKWKKRKQRTQVGRIISAHPAEGERYYLRVLLNHVAGATSYENLRTFDGVVYPTFREAAEKRGLIESDNNIDDCLTEAEIFHMPSSLRRLFATILVFCEPNNVRGIWNKHLEAMSEDFRRDQMNSHVVEQMVMLDIRNMLQSMGKDISSFPLPEIEEEHDTMSGEVREIFEERYIEVDHEFASVVSSLNREQRYAYDKILSYVDSGNGTAFFVDGPGGTGKTFLYKALLAKVRSEGKIAVATATSGVAASILPGGRTAHSRFKISLSIQEGGVCNFTKQSETAKLL; encoded by the exons ATGGCAAGACGAAGCATTCCCCGTGCAAATTGTGTCATGGGTACAAATATTACCGATGCAACAAATGGCTCTGTGGTTAGCTCCAACAATATTGATACAACAGAAGCTATCTATCAGAACCTACCAGATAGCACTCATATGTTGAAACCTCAGCCAAACTGTCACCATTGTGGTGCTAGAAGGTTCGAATATGAGTCATTGGGATTTTGTTGCAAGGATGGGAAAGTCAAACTGGAGATGCCAGAACCACCAGAAGAGCTTCAACTGCTGTACACAAGTGGGGATCCTGAATCACAACATTTTCGGGACAGCATTAGATTTTTCAATGGTCATTTCTTATTCACCACACTCTATTGTGATTATGACAAGGAACTCGCAAATGCAAGAGATGGAGTGTACACATTTAAAGCTCATGGACAAATGTACCACAATATACACTCATTCGGACAACGAGATGATGACCCGAGCCATTTGCAACTATACTTCTATGATGACGATCCTTCCTTATCACATCGTTTTCGACGCGCCCGAGATGAAACATATAGAGCAAGAGATAGGAGTGTCATTAGAAGTTTGGTGGGCATCCTAAGAGACAACCCTTACTCTGAAACATTCAGGAGCCTAGGACAAGTTGAAGATATGGACGAATATCGTATTGTGCTAAACATTGAATACAAACTAGACCAGAGAGTATATAACATGCCATTAACATCAGAGGTGGCTACTGTGTGGGTCGAGGGAAGCGAGTTGCACAAACATTTTGATCGCAGCATAACTCTCTTTGCTAATAATGACACATATTATTCAATCAGACCTCATCATGGGTGCTATGACCCTTTGTCATATCCTCTCCTTTTCCCGAGTGGGGAGCTTGGTTGGCAtccagagataccaaaacaAGGTGTTGATATTAGACAGATACGAAGGTCTCAGTCCGTAAATCCCGACAACCCAG ACACTAATAGCACGTTGTGCGTCACGATGCGCGAATATTATTGCTACAAGTTCCAGATGCGCCGTGGAATGTTCAACACCATCTTGCATGGGAAGCGCCTATTCCAGCAATTTGCAGTTGATACCTATATAAAGCTTGAAACATCGCGTCTGAACTATATTCTGCACAACCAATCAAGAATACGTACAGATCTTTACCAGGGCTTAGTGGATAGT AATCAAAATCGCACATGCAAGAGCTATTATCCATGCCAGTTTACTGAAACAACTCTCCAAGGCAAGGACTCTTACCCCATCTACAGAAGACGGGATGATGGGCAGAAGGTACAAGTAAGAGGGCATGTCTTGGACAACAGATGGGTTGTGCCTTATAATCCTAAGCTACTAAGGAGGTATGACTGCCACATCAACGCCGAGGTTTGCTCAAGCATTAAGGCTGTCAAGTACCTTTACAAATACATCTACAAGGGTCATGACAGGGCATCTGTTTCTATCAGTGATGCCGACGGCGatcatgagattaatgagatCGATGATTACAGGGAAGCTAGATGGGTAGCCCCACAGGAGGCACTGTGGAGAATCTTTGCCTTCGATCTTAGTGGGATCTCCCCCCTAGTGCTCCAGCTGCAACTTCATCTCCCTGGCATGCATCTCGTGTCCTACAGGGATAACGCGGATGTACGTCAGGTTTTGGACCAACAAGGTGCCTCTGAGACCATGTTAACTGGGTATTTTAAGGCGAATTGTGAGTTCCCGTGGGCACGGAGCATACTATATAGGGAATTCCCAGAAAATGCAGTTTGGAACCCTACATTAAAGAAATGGAAGAAGAGAAAACAACGCACACAGGTTGGAAGGATCATCTCAGCGCATCCTGCAGAAGGAGAAAGATACTATCTAAGGGTACTACTAAACCATGTGGCAGGTGCTacttcatatgaaaatctaAGGACATTTGATGGTGTTGTCTACCCTACCTTTCGTGAAGCTGCCGAGAAAAGAGGTCTTATTGAGTCAGACAATAACATCGATGATTGCTTAACAGAGGCTGAAATATTCCATATGCCATCATCTCTCCGAAGGCTGTTTGCCACAATATTGGTTTTCTGTGAACCCAACAATGTCCGTGGGATATGGAACAAGCACCTAGAGGCAATGTCCGAAGACTTCAGACGAGACCAAATGAACTCACATGTAGTTGAACAAATGGTTATGTTGGATATTAGAAATATGCTACAGTCAATGGGTAAGGACATATCATCATTCCCTCTTCCTGAGATCGAAGAGGAGCATGACACCATGTCTGGAGAGGTAAGGGAAATATTCGAAGAGAGATATATAGAGGTAGACCATGAATTTGCCTCGGTCGTGTCATCTCTCAATCGTGAACAACGGTATGCTTATGACAAAATATTATCATATGTTGACAGCGGTAATGGAACTGCTTTCTTTGTTGATGGTCCTGGAGGGACCGGAAAGACATTCCTATACAAAGCTTTGCTAGCGAAAGTCCGTAGTGAGGGAAAGATAGCTGTTGCTACCGCGACGTCTGGTGTTGCTGCCTCCATCTTGCCTGGTGGCAGGACTGCACACTCAAGATTTAAGATATCACTTAGCATACAAGAAGGAGGAGTTTGTAACTTTACGAAGCAGAGTGAGACCGCGAAACTTCTTTGA